The proteins below are encoded in one region of Xenopus laevis strain J_2021 chromosome 8L, Xenopus_laevis_v10.1, whole genome shotgun sequence:
- the LOC121397240 gene encoding CD166 antigen-like, whose translation MAVLGLILLIFIGMDTAALFTNPQIRLSPTFLAEGDEMTITCDANLGDGTELQFAFYKNGINVQGFSDSCNYTVPSAQLEESGNYTCEVKKISPVSHIQVEELFSIPDITVSPDQVTEGDHMNITCDTKLSQHRKTTELQFVFYRNGHNVQGFSLSNQYGVPSAQLEDSGNYTCEVQTPTGTLRKRSSVANIQIQELFSIPDITVSPDQVTEGDHMNITCDTKLSQHRKTTELQFVFYRNGHNVQGFNLSNQYEVPSAQLEDSGNYTCEVQTPTGTLRKRSSVANIQIQGAAPKDRKNATDISSQISRTREDTEDRQMANAISTQKNETIEDPDQDEASQDSRVRKISSQPPFQLGEDRKMANAISTQKNETIEDPDQDEASQDSRVRKISSQPPFQLGERSQMYLVLGIIGTLLALLILAVVFVIKNKQKRASWLIQHLQLLKTARSRIPKVNMSSVPILISFVPEKPAYTELSSPQGTTEHLNQKRHHQNNNTQSTGTEFFGQGI comes from the exons ATGGCCGTCCTGGGACTGATCCTTCTCATCT TTATTGGCATGGACACTGCAG CTCTGTTCACTAATCCTCAGATAAGACTGAGCCCAACTTTTTTGGCAGAAGGAGATGAAATGACCATAACCTGTGATGCTAACCTCGGAGATGGTACAGAGCTGCAATTTGCCTTCTACAAAAATGGGATCAATGTGCAGGGATTTAGTGACTCCTGTAACTATACAGTCCCATCAGCTCAGCTAGAGGAGTCTGGGAATTATACCTGTGAAGTAAAAAAGATAAGTCCGGTGTCACATATCCAGGTAGAAG AGTTGTTCTCCATCCCAGATATAACAGTGAGCCCAGATCAAGTGACAGAAGGAGATCACATGAAcataacatgtgacacaaagctcagccAACACAGAAAgactacagagctacagtttgttttctacagaaatgggcacaatgtgcagggattcagtttatccaaccaatatggagtcccctcagctcagctggaggattctgggaattatacctgtGAGGTACAAACTCCAACCGGCACTTTGAGAAAGAGGAGCAGTGTAGCAAATATACAGATACAGG AGTTGTTCTCCATCCCAGATATAACAGTGAGCCCAGATCAAGTGACAGAAGGAGATCACATGAAcataacatgtgacacaaagctcagccAACACAGAAAgactacagagctacagtttgttttctacagaaatgggcacaatgtgcagggattcaaTTTATCCAACCAATATGAGgtcccctcagctcagctggaggattctgggaattatacctgtGAGGTACAAACTCCAACCGGCACTTTGAGAAAGAGGAGCAGTGTAGCAAATATACAGATACAGG GAGCTGCTCCTAAAGACAGAAAAAATGCAACTGATATTTCGTCCCAAATAAGTCGGACAAGGGAAGATACAG AAGACAGACAAATGGCAAATGCTATTTCAACCCAAAAGAATGAGACAATAGAAGATCCAG ATCAGGATGAAGCTTCACAAGACAGTAGGGTAAGGAAGATAAGCAGCCAACCACCTTTCCAGCTTGGTG AAGACAGAAAAATGGCAAATGCTATTTCAACCCAAAAGAATGAGACAATAGAAGATCCAG ATCAGGATGAAGCTTCACAAGACAGTAGGGTAAGGAAGATAAGCAGCCAACCACCTTTCCAGCTTGGTG AGAGAAGTCAGATGTACCTGGTACTAGGGATCATAGGGACATTACTAGCCCTACTTATTCTTGCTGTTGTCTTTGTTATCAAGAACAAACAGAAAAGAGCTTCATGGCTAATCCAGCACCTGCAACTGCTTAAAACAG CTCGTAGCCGCATTCCCAAAGTGAATATGTCTTCTGTACCCATACTGATATCATTTGTACCAGAGAAGCCCGCTTACACTGAATTATCTTCACCAC AAGGGACAACAGAACACCTTAACCAAAAAAGACATCATCAGAACAACAACACCCAATCTACTGGCACTGAATTTTTTGGACAAGGGATCTGA